In Porites lutea chromosome 1, jaPorLute2.1, whole genome shotgun sequence, a single genomic region encodes these proteins:
- the LOC140927186 gene encoding uncharacterized protein yields MIPSCLIVSVSKSKQSKVRVVFDCAVRFQGASLNERILQGPDLTNTLIGVLSRFRQESTAVMADVEQMFYQALLPVEDCNFLRYLWWPGGDFERAPQEFQMRVHVFGCVSSPSCASFALRRTATDNQDHFDEETVETVRKNFYVDDCLKSVRNEQDAV; encoded by the coding sequence ATGATACCATCATGTCTCATTGTTAGTGTTTCCAAATCAAAGCAGAGTAAAGTTAGAGTGGTATTTGACTGCGCTGTGAGATTTCAAGGTGCCTCTCTAAATGAGCGAATCTTGCAAGGACCCGACCTGACTAATACACTGATTGGGGTTCTGTCTAGATTCAGACAGGAGTCAACTGCAGTCATGGCTGATGTTGAACAGATGTTCTATCAAGCACTACTTCCTGTTGAAGACTGCAATTTTCTGCGTTACCTGTGGTGGCCAGGAGGAGACTTTGAGAGGGCACCGCAAGAATTTCAGATGCGGGTTCACGTTTTTGGGTGTGTCTCCTCCCCAAGCTGTGCCAGCTTTGCGTTGAGAAGAACAGCCACTGACAACCAAGATCATTTTGATGAAGAAACAGTTGAGACAGTGAGAAAGAACTTTTATGTTGACGATTGCTTAAAATCCGTTCGGAATGAGCAGGATGCCGTTTGA
- the LOC140927196 gene encoding uncharacterized protein: MQHELDVFIDESFLWSDSICVLSYIANRDKRFQTFVANRIAAIHEGSRASHWKYVDTGSNPADDASRGLSAEELCCSKRWICSPDFLWKEESSWPEQQNVVRDVPEDDPEVKREAKTAVVTTQADGGNDVLRRIISYFSSWFRLKKFITEILRYCLKLLQSCRRRKEGVVKQLVYGKPEPISVEEMKTAEVEILKHVQKQSFVEELRLDQNEKKEVRPNSGKANEDSEIKSNLQA, encoded by the coding sequence ATGCAACATGAGTTAGATGTGTTTATTGACGAGTCCTTCCTTTGGTCAGATAGTATATGTGTCTTAAGCTACATTGCCAACCGAGATAAGAGGTTTCAAACTTTCGTTGCAAACAGAATTGCTGCCATCCACGAGGGATCTCGCGCAAGTCATTGGAAATACGTAGATACTGGTTCCAACCCGGCAGATGACGCGTCAAGGGGTTTGTCGGCTGAAGAGTTGTGTTGCAGCAAACGGTGGATTTGCAGCCCTGACTTTCTGTGGAAGGAAGAATCGTCTTGGCCTGAACAGCAGAATGTTGTGAGAGACGTTCCGGAAGATGACCCGGAAGTTAAGAGAGAAGCGAAGACAGCTGTTGTCACGACCCAAGCAGACGGTGGAAACGACGTGTTAAGACGAATTATCAGTTACTTTTCGTCTTGGTTTCGTTTGAAGAAGTTTATCACAGAGATCTTGCGTTACTGCCTGAAGCTTCTGCAATCTTGTCGCAGACGTAAGGAAGGTGTAGTTAAGCAGCTTGTTTATGGGAAACCAGAACCGATATCTGTGGAAGAGATGAAGACCGCAGAAGTAGAAATACTCAAGCATGTACAGAAACAAAGCTTCGTCGAAGAGTTAAGGCTCGACCAAAATGAGAAGAAAGAGGTGCGACCCAACAGTGGAAAAGCAAATGAAGACTCAGAAATCAAGTCCAATTTACAAGCTTAA
- the LOC140927209 gene encoding uncharacterized protein → MRSHNGTNLVGGNKGLSSAISQWNVQQIHGFFLQKHIKWIFIPPSGSHHGGVWEHCIRTVRKVLNAVLKEQALDDEGLSMLMCKVEAIVNSRPITKSSDDPKDCKALTPNYLLLLRSGPCLPPGSFSKEDSHSWRRWRQVQYLAEVFWRR, encoded by the coding sequence ATGCGGTCACATAATGGCACGAACCTCGTCGGTGGCAACAAAGGGCTTAGTTCCGCCATCTCTCAATGGAATGTGCAGCAAATTCATGGGTTCTTCCTGCAGAAACACATCAAGTGGATCTTTATTCCTCCTTCAGGCTCTCACCACGGGGGTGTCTGGGAGCATTGCATCAGGACGGTTAGAAAGGTCCTCAATGCAGTTCTAAAGGAACAAGCACTCGATGACGAGGGGTTGTCAATGCTTATGTGCAAAGTTGAGGCGATCGTCAATAGCAGGCCGATAACAAAATCCTCTGATGACCCTAAGGATTGCAAAGCACTTACACCGAATTATTTACTCCTCCTTCGATCAGGTCCGTGCCTACCTCCTGGTTCATTCAGTAAGGAAGACTCACACTCCTGGAGGAGATGGCGACAGGTTCAGTATCTCGCCGAAGTATTCTGGCGTCGTTAG